In one window of Pseudomonadota bacterium DNA:
- a CDS encoding type II toxin-antitoxin system RelE/ParE family toxin, whose protein sequence is MIKSFKSKETEKIWKGKASKALPLDIQHGARRKLRILNNANDLNDIRIPPANHLEALKGNRKGQHSVRINDQWRICFRWFMGDCFNVEIVDYH, encoded by the coding sequence ATGATAAAATCCTTCAAATCGAAGGAAACGGAAAAGATCTGGAAAGGCAAGGCATCAAAAGCGCTCCCGCTTGATATTCAGCATGGCGCCAGGAGGAAACTGAGGATACTGAACAACGCTAACGATTTAAACGATATTCGTATACCACCTGCAAATCACCTCGAAGCCTTGAAAGGGAATAGGAAAGGACAACACAGCGTAAGAATCAATGATCAGTGGAGAATCTGTTTCAGATGGTTCATGGGCGACTGTTTCAATGTGGAGATTGTGGACTATCATTGA